A region from the Methylocella sp. genome encodes:
- a CDS encoding IS5 family transposase: protein MRQSFQPVAQGRRLGSHSQNSVKGLRRRHPDDRLVLHPRPSARRQRPKKDDGSRCMGRSRGGLTTKIHALVDAEGLPIDLKLTEGQAHDGRSASDMLDALVQGQILLADRAYDSDALRQSLDARGAWANIKPMPNRRNVPPFSSYLYRYRNLVERFFNKIKHYRAVATRYDKRADNFLAGVKLASIRIWLRFNESMT, encoded by the coding sequence CTGCGTCAATCGTTTCAACCGGTGGCGCAAGGCCGGCGTCTGGGATCGCATTCTCAAAACAGTGTCAAAGGCTTACGACGGCGACATCCAGATGATCGACTCGTCCTCCATCCGCGTCCATCAGCACGCCGCCAACGCCCAAAAAAAGACGACGGATCCCGTTGCATGGGTCGCTCGCGCGGCGGCCTGACGACAAAGATCCACGCGCTTGTCGACGCCGAAGGCTTGCCGATCGACCTGAAGCTGACCGAAGGCCAGGCGCATGACGGACGCAGCGCCTCCGACATGCTGGACGCGCTTGTCCAGGGGCAGATCCTTCTGGCCGACCGCGCCTATGACAGCGACGCGCTGCGCCAGAGCCTCGACGCTCGCGGCGCATGGGCCAACATCAAGCCGATGCCGAACCGCAGGAACGTCCCGCCGTTCAGTTCCTATCTTTATCGCTACAGAAATCTCGTCGAGCGCTTCTTCAACAAGATCAAGCACTATCGCGCCGTCGCCACGCGCTATGACAAGCGAGCCGATAATTTCCTCGCCGGGGTCAAGCTCGCCTCAATCCGCATCTGGTTGCGCTTTAATGAGTCGATGACCTAG
- a CDS encoding IS5 family transposase, whose translation MERCAQGLRAAQDALQSLHPLEPARRLRPHIRRARWRRSKARAHHDRRHASEGASHSGEPAQKGALPRRIGRTKGGLNSKLHVVCDGAGKPLVMLLSEGQMSDHKGARLMLKALPPASMLIADRGYDSNWFRAALKARGVEPCIPPTRSRKLPIAYDKTLYRQRHKIENMFAKLKDWRRIATRYDRCAHTFFSAICIAAAVLFYLNQ comes from the coding sequence ATGGAAAGATGCGCCCAAGGATTACGGGCCGCACAAGACGCTTTACAATCGCTTCATCCGCTGGAGCCGGCTCGGCGTCTTCGACCGCATATTCGCCGCGCTCGCTGGCGAAGGTCCAAAGCCCGAGCGCATCATGATCGACGCCACGCATCTGAAGGCGCATCGCACAGCGGCGAGCCTGCTCAAAAAGGGGCTCTTCCCCGCCGTATCGGGCGCACGAAAGGCGGACTGAACTCGAAGCTCCACGTCGTTTGCGACGGCGCCGGCAAGCCCCTCGTCATGTTGCTCTCGGAGGGCCAGATGAGCGACCACAAGGGCGCGCGGCTGATGCTCAAGGCTTTACCGCCCGCTTCAATGTTGATCGCCGACAGGGGCTACGACAGCAACTGGTTCCGCGCCGCGCTGAAGGCCAGGGGCGTCGAGCCCTGCATCCCGCCAACCAGAAGCCGCAAGCTTCCCATTGCCTATGACAAGACGCTCTACCGCCAGCGTCACAAAATCGAGAACATGTTCGCCAAGCTCAAGGACTGGCGGCGCATCGCAACCCGCTATGATCGATGCGCCCACACCTTCTTCTCCGCCATCTGCATCGCAGCCGCCGTCCTCTTCTATCTCAATCAATGA
- a CDS encoding site-specific integrase: protein MSLACALRPQNLYALHWRRHFVEPDGSRGPLLLHIPAEETKARRQDLTVEIPADVARRLRWYRRHLLPRVGADPNEFLFVTEKGCPKHQGTLSLQITEMIEKHVGVHMTAHQFRHFAASVYLEANPEDHQTAQAILHHSSAKTTLIYAGSGSRRASRAYAKHLFGQREKLQLARPGKKAGAKQAIKRIGRREVGGAS from the coding sequence CTGAGCCTAGCCTGCGCTCTCCGACCCCAGAATCTGTACGCCTTGCATTGGCGCCGCCATTTCGTGGAGCCGGATGGGTCCAGGGGCCCATTGCTATTGCACATTCCCGCCGAGGAAACCAAGGCCAGGCGCCAGGATCTGACGGTCGAGATACCGGCGGATGTCGCACGGCGACTCCGTTGGTACCGGCGTCACCTACTGCCGCGCGTCGGCGCCGATCCAAACGAATTTCTGTTCGTCACGGAAAAGGGCTGCCCCAAACACCAAGGCACGCTCTCTCTCCAGATCACCGAAATGATCGAGAAGCACGTCGGAGTCCATATGACTGCGCACCAGTTCCGCCACTTCGCCGCGAGCGTCTATCTCGAGGCGAACCCCGAGGACCATCAGACGGCGCAGGCGATTCTTCACCATTCATCGGCCAAAACCACGCTGATCTATGCCGGTTCCGGCAGCCGCCGCGCCAGCCGGGCCTACGCGAAACATCTCTTCGGACAGCGCGAGAAGCTCCAGCTGGCGCGCCCCGGCAAGAAAGCCGGAGCGAAACAGGCGATCAAGCGGATCGGGCGTCGCGAGGTGGGGGGCGCGTCATGA
- a CDS encoding zinc ribbon domain-containing protein, translating to MDDDLWNRVQTRLGAIRTSGPVVKARATEFWTRRRPRHLLTGKAVCGVCGGAAAPIGKDYIACSAARRQGTCVNRASVRRSEIDSWIIDALQRQLLALDLVEEFVRAFNKEINQGRRDRDTRREALAREQKDLERRIDNLLDAVASGDLRGPTVQTKLDASIQQPPLP from the coding sequence GTGGACGATGATCTCTGGAACCGCGTCCAGACGCGGCTCGGCGCCATTAGGACCAGCGGCCCGGTCGTCAAGGCGCGCGCGACCGAGTTCTGGACCCGCCGGCGGCCTCGCCATCTCCTGACTGGAAAAGCGGTTTGCGGCGTTTGCGGCGGGGCAGCCGCGCCAATCGGCAAAGACTATATCGCCTGCTCCGCCGCCCGGAGGCAAGGAACATGCGTCAATCGCGCGAGCGTTCGTCGAAGCGAAATCGACAGCTGGATTATCGACGCTCTGCAGCGCCAGCTGCTGGCGCTCGATCTCGTCGAGGAGTTTGTCCGGGCCTTCAACAAGGAGATCAATCAAGGCCGTCGCGATCGCGATACACGGCGCGAAGCGCTCGCGCGGGAACAGAAGGATCTCGAGCGTCGGATCGATAACCTGCTCGACGCCGTCGCTTCCGGGGATCTAAGAGGTCCGACCGTTCAGACGAAGCTGGACGCTTCTATTCAACAGCCTCCGTTGCCCTAA
- a CDS encoding DUF6527 family protein: MDDLDGETISLSPSIGNWTLNCRSHYVIDRGKVIEAGPWCDEQVEAERRRDRAAKVRFYGQSSKVEPPVQPHPPKAAPSFWRRVWDRASGKTQ; this comes from the coding sequence GTGGACGACCTCGACGGCGAGACAATCTCGCTAAGTCCGTCGATCGGTAATTGGACGCTGAATTGCAGGTCACACTATGTGATTGACCGCGGCAAGGTGATCGAAGCCGGCCCTTGGTGCGACGAGCAGGTCGAAGCCGAGCGTCGTCGTGATCGCGCCGCCAAAGTGCGCTTCTACGGGCAGTCGTCAAAGGTCGAACCTCCTGTTCAGCCCCATCCACCCAAAGCAGCACCGAGCTTCTGGCGCCGCGTCTGGGACAGGGCATCCGGCAAAACGCAATGA
- a CDS encoding BREX system ATP-binding domain-containing protein — MAENSFARGGLVDMSGPVIRLQSLTPEEMQVLVERLCLLWAGGDPERLPVPDSALSSFLEHCSKKIGDDYFRTPRNTIRAFLDLMAILEQNPGAEWATLLGAIDITFDRPTPQADIADEPRDAKLPAAGAIEGDGDDSLATFSL; from the coding sequence TTGGCCGAGAACTCCTTCGCCCGCGGCGGTCTCGTTGACATGTCCGGCCCGGTCATCCGGCTGCAGAGCCTGACGCCTGAAGAGATGCAGGTGCTCGTTGAGCGGTTGTGCCTGCTGTGGGCGGGTGGTGATCCAGAGCGCTTGCCCGTCCCGGATTCGGCTTTGAGTTCTTTTTTGGAGCACTGTTCCAAGAAGATCGGCGACGATTATTTCCGAACGCCTCGAAACACAATCAGGGCGTTCCTGGACCTGATGGCGATCCTCGAACAGAACCCAGGCGCCGAGTGGGCCACGCTTCTGGGCGCAATCGACATCACGTTTGACCGCCCAACGCCTCAGGCCGACATCGCCGACGAGCCCCGGGACGCAAAGTTGCCGGCAGCGGGGGCGATAGAGGGTGATGGTGATGATAGCCTAGCCACTTTCAGTCTCTGA